The proteins below are encoded in one region of Fervidicoccaceae archaeon:
- the ftsY gene encoding signal recognition particle-docking protein FtsY translates to MGDLFERLKSALGKITSAAAQFLKTRELSEKELRRALDELKLSLLESDVAYDVAERICEETFSRLIDTRIERGRDALEVAREVVSEVLAEILDKRGPDVIEEALSKCSRTGEPYVVVFFGVNGSGKTTTIAKTAYALRNSGVTPVIVAADTFRAGAQEQLEAHARKLGVPIIRAKYGSDPASVALDAVSFAKNRGYCAVLIDTAGRMHTDPDLVEELRKIVRVVEPDLRVLVLDSLTGNDAVEQARRFEEAVGIDGLILTKVDADVKGGTAVSAVAATGKPILYIGVGQGYADLQRFSPRWLIERLLSEEE, encoded by the coding sequence GTGGGCGATTTGTTCGAGAGACTGAAGAGCGCTCTCGGGAAGATAACGTCGGCGGCCGCTCAATTCCTCAAGACGCGAGAGCTCAGCGAGAAGGAGCTGAGAAGAGCTCTCGACGAGCTCAAGTTGAGTCTCCTCGAGAGCGACGTTGCCTACGACGTGGCCGAGAGGATCTGCGAGGAGACATTCTCGCGCCTCATCGATACCAGGATCGAGCGCGGGAGAGACGCCCTCGAGGTCGCTCGAGAGGTCGTGTCCGAAGTCCTAGCTGAGATCTTAGATAAGCGCGGCCCCGACGTGATCGAGGAGGCTCTCTCGAAGTGCTCGAGAACAGGAGAGCCCTACGTGGTAGTCTTCTTCGGCGTTAACGGCTCAGGCAAAACCACCACGATAGCTAAGACGGCCTACGCGCTGAGGAACTCCGGCGTCACACCAGTGATAGTAGCCGCCGATACGTTCAGAGCCGGAGCTCAGGAGCAACTCGAGGCTCACGCTAGAAAACTGGGCGTCCCCATAATAAGGGCCAAGTACGGGAGCGACCCGGCGTCCGTGGCCTTAGACGCCGTATCGTTCGCGAAGAACCGCGGCTACTGCGCCGTCCTCATTGACACGGCGGGCAGGATGCACACGGACCCCGACCTCGTGGAGGAGCTCAGAAAGATAGTTCGGGTCGTGGAGCCAGATCTCAGGGTCCTAGTGCTGGACTCCCTCACCGGGAACGACGCAGTGGAGCAAGCGAGGAGATTTGAGGAGGCGGTTGGAATCGACGGACTCATTCTGACCAAAGTCGACGCGGACGTCAAGGGGGGTACGGCGGTCAGCGCCGTGGCGGCGACGGGTAAGCCGATACTCTATATAGGAGTAGGGCAGGGCTACGCGGACCTCCAGAGGTTCTCCCCGAGATGGCTCATCGAGAGGCTGCTCTCCGAGGAGGAGTGA
- a CDS encoding ribonuclease P Rpr2/Rpp21/SNM1 subunit: MSPVNRRGVLSEFFYLRRLANEALNRGDVEHARILGKHMWRIYLKYKLRGLVKRRLTLCPSCEIPLKHGVTLRIRLRRKRGATFLVYSCSLCGRSWRRIVAGVAR; this comes from the coding sequence TTGAGCCCCGTAAATAGACGCGGCGTGCTTTCGGAGTTCTTCTACCTCAGGCGCTTGGCCAACGAGGCTCTAAATAGAGGAGACGTAGAGCACGCGAGGATCCTGGGAAAGCACATGTGGAGGATCTACCTCAAGTATAAGCTGCGAGGGCTCGTGAAGAGACGCCTCACGCTCTGCCCCTCCTGCGAGATCCCCCTGAAACACGGAGTCACGCTGAGGATCAGGCTCAGGAGGAAGAGAGGAGCCACGTTTTTGGTCTACTCGTGCTCGCTGTGTGGGCGCTCGTGGAGGAGAATCGTCGCGGGGGTCGCGCGTTGA
- a CDS encoding YhbY family RNA-binding protein, with protein MTRSLGRRAEHELKAEANIGKRGVTEGLLAELERRLKSRRRIKVRINRNALASGLKREDVAREVARRLNARLVEIRGRTFVIEKIELRGREGE; from the coding sequence TTGACGAGATCGTTGGGGCGGCGAGCTGAGCATGAGCTCAAGGCCGAGGCGAACATCGGGAAGAGGGGGGTCACGGAGGGGCTGCTGGCTGAGCTGGAGAGGAGGCTGAAGAGCCGGAGGAGGATCAAGGTGAGGATAAACAGGAACGCTCTCGCTTCCGGCCTTAAGAGAGAGGACGTAGCCAGAGAGGTGGCGCGGAGGCTTAACGCGAGACTCGTCGAGATTCGCGGGCGCACGTTTGTCATCGAGAAAATCGAGTTGAGAGGTAGAGAAGGCGAGTAG
- a CDS encoding archease — MGERGHRFLEHTADVIIEAWGSTLEELFEESAAATCEVMTDPSAVEPKEERSVELEGFDLENLLLRWIEWLIYMFDAEFMLFSEYDVERIWREGDSWRLRALARGERYDQRRHESRTHVKAATYSLMKVWREDDTWRARLTLDI; from the coding sequence ATGGGCGAGCGCGGCCACAGATTCCTCGAGCACACGGCAGATGTGATCATTGAGGCCTGGGGAAGCACGCTCGAAGAGCTCTTCGAGGAGTCGGCGGCAGCGACGTGCGAGGTAATGACGGACCCCAGTGCGGTTGAGCCCAAGGAAGAGCGCTCCGTAGAGCTCGAGGGCTTCGACCTCGAAAATCTCCTGCTGAGGTGGATAGAGTGGCTCATCTACATGTTCGACGCTGAGTTTATGCTCTTCAGCGAGTACGATGTGGAGAGGATTTGGCGAGAGGGAGACTCCTGGAGGCTCAGGGCGCTCGCGCGAGGCGAGAGATACGATCAGAGGAGGCATGAGTCGCGAACTCACGTAAAGGCGGCGACATACTCGTTAATGAAGGTGTGGCGAGAGGATGATACGTGGCGCGCCAGGCTGACTCTCGATATATGA
- a CDS encoding protein translocase SEC61 complex subunit gamma gives MVSRLKENVEAWRRVLRLARKPDGEEFKLLLRLSLIGFAIVGGIAYVVHLLATLVFPSLAP, from the coding sequence GTGGTCAGCAGACTTAAGGAGAACGTGGAGGCCTGGAGGCGCGTGCTGAGGCTAGCCCGGAAACCCGACGGCGAGGAATTCAAGCTTCTGCTCAGGCTCAGTTTAATCGGCTTCGCCATAGTGGGAGGCATAGCCTACGTCGTGCATCTGCTGGCTACGCTCGTTTTCCCGAGCCTAGCGCCGTGA